The Chitinophaga sp. Cy-1792 genome contains the following window.
AGGTCATCATCTTCCGATAATAGTTTTTTATTTTTTCCCGTATAGGATAATTGTTTAAGCAGATGGCTGATGAGCGCGATATGCGCTGCTTCTTTATCATCCGCATTTACAACATACCAGGGCGAATGCCTGAAATTTGTTTGCAGCAACATACGGTCGCGGGCCTTGGAATAAGCATGCCAGCGTTTTAGCGCCACTTCATCTATCGGACTCACTTTCCATTGTTTCAGCGGGTTTTCTTTCCGGTCTTCCATTCTTTTCCGTTGTTCTTTTTTGCTGATATCCAGGTAATATTTGAAGATGATTACACCGGCATCTGTCAGCATCTTCTCAAATAATTCCACTTCAGTGAAAAATGAAATGTATTCTTTGTCGGTGCAGAACCCCATGACTTTTTCAACACCGGCGCGGTTGTACCAGCTGCGGTTGAAGAGTACAAATTCCCCGGATGCAGGAAGATGGGAGGTATAACGCTGGTAATACCATTCCCGGCATTCTCTGTCTGATGGCTTGCTGAGGGCTACCACTTTGGTTTCCCGCGGACTGAGGTGTAATGTGATTGCTTTGATGGTGCCATCTTTTCCGGCAGCGTCCCTGCCTTCCAGTATCACCAGTAGTTTTAGCTGAGATGCAATAATTTCCTTCTGAAGTTTAACAAGTTCTATATAGAGTTTGAGGAGCTTTTTTTCTTGCTTCATAAAAGACTGATTTTGCTTTCAATAGTACAGCAAGAAGTATACTGAAATATATCAACCGCAGCCATGTGTGAGATACAGCCGCTACAGTGCACTGTGCCTATGTTAGCGAGAAATTAGTTATTTTGCAGTGAGATAATTAAACAGAGATAAAAATACTTATATGACTATAGACGAGAATTTGAATGCTAATTTGAACGAAGATCCGTATCAGAATTTACGCAGTTTGTTACAGCAGTCGTTAACGTTTCCGACGACTTATGTTTTTAAGTTTATCGTAAAGGCAGAAGAGGATAAGGAAGCAGCGCTGAAGGCGGTTTTCGCGCATAAGAAAAATACGATTACTACTACTGATTCTTCCGGTGGAAAATATAAATCTTTTACAGTAAATGCGCATGTGCAGAACGAGGAAGAAATCATTGAATACTATAAAGAAGTGTCGAAAATTGAGTCGGTGATTATGTTATAGGTGGTATGGCCGGATATCCTGCCGCAGGCAGAAATACGGCAGCTACTGATAAATAATGGCATCATGAAAACCACTATCCCCCGAATATTAGGCTGGCTGACAGGACTGGTCTTTTCAGTAACGGTGCAAGCCCAGGTCATTCCTGCAACAGGAAAGGTTCCTGCTGATTTTGTTCCGGCCGGCTGGAAGATTGTAGTGCAATCGGCCGGCGATCTGAATAAAGACAACCTGCCTGATATCGCAATGATTATCACGGATACGGATAAACGGAATTATCATAAAAACCCGGACCTGGGGGCAGATACCCTGAACCTGAACCCGCGGTGGCTGGTTATTCTCTTTCAGCAGCCGGGAGGCACTTATCAGCTGTCGGTGGTTAATAAGCGGTTCATTCCTGCTGCCAATGATGCAGAATCCCCTTGTCTGGATGACCCCCTCGGGGAGGCGCCTGATACCCTGATCCGCAACGGCCTGCTGACGGTTCATTTCAACTACTGGCTGAGTTGTGGCAGTTATGAAAGCAGCAATGCGACTTATGTTTTTCGTTATCAGCACCAGCATTTCGAGCTGATAGGCCTGGATACAGAATCGTATAGTCGTGCCAGTGGTGAGATGCTGGAGAACAGTGTCAACTTTTCTACCGGAAAGCGGAGCTATACGAGTGGGGGCAATATGTTTGAAGAGGCAAAGAATAAACCGGCAACCCGTTGGTACCCCCTCAGGAGCAGGAAGATATGGGTGTTGGATAATTTTTATGCAGATGATTTACCGGGTATCAGCGAATTATAATCATCTGCCTATATTACATGCTTCAAATACAATGATTTGTTAATATTTAGGACAATACTTGCCAATATTTGAGCGCTGTCTTAGATTGAGCAAAAATTGAAACAATAAGTTGGTACGAACGGCGTCGATAGCAATACTTTTCGTTTTTTTCTGCCTGGTGGCCAAGGCCCAACAGGTGCAGATCAGCGGCACCGTTTACGAACGTACCGCCAGGATAGGGCTTTCCGGTGTTAGTGTGAGAACAACTAATTCCGGCGTGGGAGCAGTCACCGATTCCAATGGGCATTATACCATTAAGCTGCCGGTGACAGATTCCCTGTATTTCTCCTACCAGGGGAAGGCGACCCAGAAGTTTGCCGTCAATGAGATTAACCCCTACAGAGCTTTTGATGCCAAGCTGCACGTCGATATACAGACGTTGCCCACCTTTGAGATCATTACCAGACCTAAGACATATAAGTTCGATTCCATCGAAAACCGGCGCGAGTACCGGAAATACTTCGATTTTTCTCCGGAATGGCTCACCAGTGGCAACGGAGGGGCCGGCGTCAACCTGGATGCGCTCTTTAGCATCGGTAAAATCAAGCGTGCACAGAACTTCCGTAAGCTTCTCCTGCGCGATGAGCAGGAAAAGTATGTGGACTACCGCTGGACCAAGTCGCTGGTAGGACGTATTACCGGTATGCAGGACCCCGCCCTGGACGGATTTATGCGCGAATACAGGCCTACCTACCTAATGCTGATGAGCTTCGAAAATGAATACGATTACCTGCGGTATATAAAGGAAATGGGAGACTACTACGCCGATTGGTGGAATAAGAACCATTTCGATCAGCCTGCCAGGAAGCAATAATTATTCTGATAGATACCTATTATTTATATTCTTTTTCTGATAGAAGAAGCTGGACTACTTTTGTGAAGCAAAACAAAAGGAAACACATGAAAAAGATATTTATAATCAATGGTGGTCAGTCTTTCGGGCATTCAGGCGGTCAGTTTAACCATACGGTTTCCCGTGAAACCGCCGCCTTTTTCCAGGATCAGCCTGGTTATGAAGTGCAACTGACAGATGTATCATCAGCCTATGACCCGGATGAAGAAGTAAAGAAATATTTGTGGGCAGATGTGATCATCTACCATTTCCCGGTATGGTGGTTTTCGCTGCCGCACGACCTTAAAAAATACATTGACGTAGTATTCACAGCGGGCCATGACAAAGGGTTATATACCAGCGACGGACGTTCTTCGCGCAATCCTGATATCAATTACGGAACCGGTGGTACCTTAAAAGGCCGCCAATATATGTTTACCAGCAGCTGGAATGCACCCGCAGCAGCTTTTACCTTACCAGGAGAATTTTTCCAGGAACGTAGTGTAGATGATGGTGTGTTGTTCGGGTTCCATCGGATGAATGCATTTTTAGGTTTGAGTCCGCTGGAAACCTTTCACTTCCATGATGTAGAGAAAAACGCAGATGTACCCAGAGATATGAAGCTGTACAAGGCGCACCTCCAGGCAGTATTTGCTACGGAAGCAGTAGCTACCGCATAAATATTATTCTATCTGAAATTCAGACAAATGAAAATATATCTTACCGCAATAATTAAGAGTAAGCCCGAATTCCGGGAAGAAGTACTGGCACAGTTACAGGAAATGGTTGTATCCACCAGGAAGGAAGCAGCTTGTCTGCAGTATGATCTGCACCAGGGCATTACAGACGAAAACCTGTTTGTCTTTTATGAGATCTGGCAGGATGAGGCAGGACTGGCGTTACACAATGAACAGCCCTATATCAAGGCATTTGGGGCGATGGCCGCAGATAAACTGGCCGCCACACCGGAAATTTTATTGACAAAGCTGCTGTAGTGCAGTAGTTACCGGTTGTTGCAATCAAAAACTTTTCGTTCGTCAGAGCGAAAAGTTTTTTTCGTAATATCGTAGAAATATCGATGTGCCCATGGACCTTATTAAACGCATTTGCTGCTGCCTGTTCCTGATCATTGCTACATCTTCCGTAACCTTTGCCCAGATGGGAAAAGCCCCGGTAACCGATATTACCGTGGATATACTGAACTGGGTGAAACACCTGGACAGCGGCCTCGATAAATACTATACTGCCGATAAGAGCCGTGACCTCTACGACAATTTCGGTTACCTCAAACAGGAACTGACTGAGTACCTGAATGACCGGAAAAAACTCTCCGACAGTCTTTTCAGAAATAATGTGAAACAGACAGGCAAGGCCGATCCGGTGGCCCTGGAAGGATTGCGCAAGAAAATGACCTATGTGATGGGGCGTATGCGTGATGTCACCGATCTCACCAACCAGGACCTGCGTGCAGAAGGGGATAAGCTGAACGATAAGATCTATAATATACTGACCAGTGACCAGCCTCAGTATTTATCCAATCTGGAGGCCTTTCTGGCGGGATATGAAGTTACCCAGAAAGATATTGCCATTGATGGCAGCGCCAAAACACAGCGTTTAGCCGAAAGCGTTAACCTGATCACTACAATTCAGGCTCGTATCAACAGAAAGAAATAGTACTTATTTCTTCCTGTTCTGTTCCCTGATATCGCTGATGTCATCGTCGTGGAAACCGCCTTGCAGCAGTACTTTCGCGATGAAATCACTTTTGCCTTCTACGTAGGCGTCTATGTCGTCATTAACGGTGGCGGCTAAACGTTCTTTGATGCGGGCATATTCTTCTTTCAGTTCCTGGTTATTACGCAGTGTGTCACGCAGCAGCAGGTGGTTCTGTAAGCTGGCGGCACCTTTAATACAGCAGTATAGGTGATGTGCCGGCCATTGGCGGCCTTCGGGCGTGTGCGGGATGTTGTCACTGCTGCGGCCGTACGCATACCTGTTTTTGATGCCAAGGTCGCCACGGAACTGATAGCCCAACTTTTCCAGTGCGGCGTTTACAAAAGGGAGCTGCGCTTCCGTTTCGATGACAAGATCAATATCCAGTATGGGTTTTGCCGGGAGTCCGGGTACAGCTGTACTGCCTACATGCTCCACGGCCAGGATATGGGGGCCCAGGGCCTGGCGATAAACCGCCGCCAATGCTGCAAACTGCAGGGGCCACTCCGGCTGATAGGGTACTACGGTGATTTTTTGTTGCATCCTGCAAAGGTAGCGTATCTGAAATATCGGCCAAAGCTGGTATCTTGCAGCAAATATGAAAATCTTCCATACCCAGAAAATCGGTCAGTACCACACCAACTTTTGTGAAGACGCCCTGATAACCGCACCCATAGGAACTTCCCATTATCTTTTTGCTGTAACAGACGGTTGCTCCATGGGCACCGACAGCCATATGATAGCCACCATTATCACGAAGCATTTGCGCGCAATAGCGGCAGGCGGACCCGTTTCAGCGCTGGCAGGAAACAGCAGCGTCCAGGAATTGCTGAAAGAAATCGTGTCGCAATTATTCAGCAGGTTGCAGCAAACACAATCCCTGCTTCAATTACAGCCGGATGAACTGATGGCGACCATACTACTCGCTGTACTGGATATCCCCAAAGCCACAGCCGCCTTCATTTGCATAGGAGACGGCGTGATTGCCGCAGACGGCCAGGTATATGAATATGACCAGGATAACAAGCCTGATTATCTCGGTTATCATCTGCATAAAACATTTGATACATGGTTTGCCGCACAAAAACAGCAGCTAACGTTGACGGGTATACGTGATTTTGCCATCAGTACAGATGGAGTGTATTCATTTAGTAAATACGACAACAGATTATATGAAGAAACCGGGGATGCCCTGCATTATCTGTTGCACGATACATCCGGGGCAGGCTCTGCGCATATGCTGAATGGCAAGGTAATAGAGATAGAAAGGGAATGGGGGTTGTTACCCGGGGATGATATCGCTATTGTGCGTGTAATGCTGAATGGTATTGGTTTTTAAGGATAATAAAAAAGATGAATAAAGATTATCAGTTATAACGTTTTTAGATGATGGATCGTGGTTACATTAATTTAACAGCGTGATTTTAACCATTTTTAAAAATTGGTTGTTAAACCTGTTACAGGGCTATATTTCAGGCCAGCACTTGTATATTATCCGTTAACTCAAAAATGGTTATTTTATGAACGCACTAGAGAAAAAAAATCGCGCAGTCAGTTATGATCCATGGCGTGATTTCTTTAGCTGGGAAAGTTTTATTCCATCGGAGCGTGGAGGTCGGAACCTGCCAGCAGTCAATATCAGCGAAGATGAAAAAAATTATGCAGTAGACGTGATTGCACCGGGCTTTAAGAAGGAAGACTTTAAAGTAAACGTAGATAATGATGTGATAACGATTAGTGCGGAAGCCAGGCACGAATCGGAAGATAAGGACGATAAGAAGCACTACAGTCGCAGAGAATACAGCTACAGTAGTTTCACCCGTTCATTCCGTTTACCTGAAAATACGAAGGATGACAGTATCACGGCCAGTTATACCGATGGCGTGCTTAAACTGTCGATTCCTAAAAGCAAGGAGCAGGTGAAAGCCTCCAAGCAAATTGCTATTAGCTAATCATTGATCTCGCAGGAAAAATGATACAGGGACTTCGCATCAGGTGAAGTCCCTGTTTATTTTAGTTTAGTGTGTACCGTCGCAACGGCGCAGCATGATAAAATGTTTAATACCTTTGAAATGGTCAGGGGTGGCCCATTGCAGTACAAAATCTTTCAGGATGGCATCACCTTCCGGCCATGGTTCATTATTGAGCAGACAATCGCTTCCCGTTATTTCAGATCCCTGTATACCATAATAAATCTTGATCCAGTTAAACTGCTGGTCAGGGATAATGGCGCTTAGGGCGGGTGTCAGGAGTTGCATCATAACGTTGTCGTCCGGCATATCGGTATCCTCCCAGCTGCCTTGGAAGCCGATATTACCAGGTTTGGGATGCCAGAGGATATCGTTGGCGTCCTGGAAGTCAAGTTCCGGATAATGTGAATCTGTCAGCGAGTCCATGATAGGCGGGAGCGTGGTGCTCATATAGTTGCTGATAGCGGAATCCAGGCGGGCGGCCATGGTATCGCCGATGCCAGCCACCATTTCAGAAATGATATCCTGGAAAGCTTCGTGCCTGGCCTGGAAATTAACCTGTACCAACAGCGGGTGCATGCCCGGCGTAGGAATAATAGTTGGTTCGAGTAACAGCTGGTTATCGATAAACAACGCATGGCGGCCATTATTGGAAAATGCCTGCACATGATAATGCTGGGATAACAACTGTTCCTTAAAGCTGTTGAACAGGTACTCTTCCGGTGTGACATCGTGCGCAGGCGCGGGTGTTGGTTCTTGTTCAGGCGCTGCGTCTTTCTTCTTTAAAAAATCAAAAAATCCCATAACATTTGGATTATATATGGAGGGAAGGTAATACAATTACGTATATATGCAGAAAACGCTGCCTACCGGCAGCGTATTTCTGGTTTAAACTATAAAGGACAGCGTTTAGAGTCGATGTTTATCTGCATAAATTTCCCCTGCGGGTAATGATACCAGCCATCGCGTTCACGATCTATCTATGCACGGAATAAATAAAATAGCGGTTTTCTATCAGGTCGAAAATTCCTTTGTTGTCAGCATGGTTTACCGGCACTAAAATCCTGCCGGCCGTTTCTGTGAATAATTGATGAGTCGAACATAGGTTTACCACCTGGTAATAGCTCTCAGACTTGTCTTGAAATCCGGGACAAAGATATATAGGCAATCTGGAATAAGATATATTTTAAACATATATATTAAATTATAACTAATTAAATATAATTATCTGTAAAATATTAAAAAACAATATTTTGTAATTTTCATGCAGATTAATATGGATGAGTCTGATAAATAATATTTAACAGGCACCGCAAAATTTAGATGACAAGAAGGGTAGGACAGCTGATTTAATGTAATCTTGTAGCAGCAGATATTTTTAACCCAAACAACCCGTGAAGATGGATCATTACAGCAAATGGTTTAGTGTAAATAAACAATTGTGGAATAATAAAACGGAGGTACATCTCCGTTCGGAATTTTACGCAGTAGCAGGATTTAAAGCGGGCAAATCTTCCCTGAACCAGGTAGAGCTGACGGAAGTGGGCGAAGTGGCCGGCAAGCAGCTGTTGCACCTGCAATGTCATTTTGGAATGGATACGATCTCCTGGGCAAAGCAGGGAGCTGTGGTAACCGGACTGGATCTGTCGGACAAGGCCATTGATACAGCAACAGCGCTGGCAGCGGAATTGCAGGTACCAGCAACATTTGTATGTGCCAATGTATACGACACCGTACAGGTAATTCCGGGAGTGTTTGACATCGTGTATACTTCCTATGGCACCATCGGCTGGCTGCCGGACCTGGACATATGGGCAAATGCCATTGCCACAAAACTAAAGCCGGGCGGCTTCTTTTACATGGTCGATTTCCATCCCATTGTCTGGATGTTTGATGACCAGTTTACGAAAATCCAGTATTCTTATTTTAACCATGCACCGATTGTGGAAACGACGAACGGCACCTATGCAGACAGGCAGGCAGATCTGCACGATACGGCCTATGGCTGGAACCACCCTACCAGCGAGGTATTGAATGCATTGAAGAGAGCCGGCCTGACACTGGATTTTTTCAATGAACATGCCAGCTCTCCCTATAATTGTTTTGCGAATACAGTGGAAGTAACACCGGGCGAATTCCAGATCAAAGGCCTGGAAGACAAGATCCCGATGCTGTTCTCCCTGAAATGTACCAAATAACGTACAAGGCTATACTATTTTACCTGGTACTGAAACGGTGATGCCGGTAAACCTGCGCCATTGCTCAATGTAGTGGCAGCAGGCGTGTCGGCCCAGGCATAGCGTACAGTCGTTGGCGTTGTAATGGCATCATTCCAGACAATTACCTGGTTGCCTTTCAGCGTAGCCTTCGCCCATACATAATGATTATCTGCTCCCGCAATGGCAAACTGTCCGGGACGTGTCGCATCAAATTTTAACCCCTGATCGGTATGGTTGAAAGTAAGTACCAGCTGATTTCCTTTTCGTATTGCCTGCTGTAATACAGGCCCCTGGCAGATGACGTCCTTCTCTCCGTACGCAGTATGCATGGCGCATAGGGCCAGCCGTTTGCCTACATCTGCTTTGTTGAGCGGATGTATATCGTTCCATTCGCCGATATCAATAGTAACGGCCATGCCTGTTGCCGGAAGCGCCTGCGTCTGTGCCTGTACGGCGCGGAGGGCTGCCCAGTTGCTTTCTGCCGGCTGCTCACGGGTTTCCATGTAGCTGGCCAGCTGCACAAAAAAGAAAGGCAGCACCTTGTCCGGCGACTGGTTTTTCCAGTTATCACGCCAGCTGTTGATCAGGGCGGGGAATATTTTCGTATAGGCGGCAGGGTTGCCGGTATTGGCTTCACCCTGGTACCAGATAACGCCTTTCAGCGAAAGGTTTTTCAGCGGCGCAATCATACCGTTGTTGAGTCCCAGCGGTGGCAGCCAGTACGACACAGTAGGCGGAATGGCGGCAGATGTACAACCTATATTGTAACGCCAGTCGCCACGGAGGTCTATGGTATCCCTGCTGTTGAACAGCTGGTACCTTTTGTCTTTATAAAATCCCCCAGCACCGCTGTAATTAATAACGCGAACGACTATACTGTTTTTGCCTTCCTTCAGCATACCTGCAGGGATAGGGTATTTGCGGGGCGGGTACTGATAGCCGGTAGTGCCGGCGAAGCGGCCGTTGACAAATACCGAATCGCGGTCTATCATATTGCCCAGCCAGAGTTGTGCCGGCTGGGAGGCAAAATCCTTGCTGAGTACCACTTCTTTCTGGAACCATACGGCACCCTGACTGTCGGTGATGCCTTGTTCTTTCCAGAGGGCAGGCACTTTAAAGGTTTTCCAGGTGCTGTAGTCGGATGTGGTATCATACCATTTCACCGGGCCCTGGAGGCCGGCGTCCGACTGCCACAGGTGTGTATACCAGACATCGTTTACATAAATATCACGGGCTTTCAGACTATCCACATAATTCTTTTGCTGGAACTGTTTTGCCGTTGCCAGCAGGTCAGGAAACTGTTGCAGGGTGTGCTCATCCAGCCAGGCTTCGGCAGTGCTGCCGCCGGTAGCGCATTTGATGATACCGATAGGAATGTGGTAGCGTTGGTACAGCTGTTCTGCGAAGAAGTAGCCTACGGCAGAGAAACCGTAGATGCTTTGCGGCGTTACAGCAGCCCAGTTGCCGGTTTTATAGTCTTCCTGCGGCCCTTCCCAGGTGATGGTAGTACTTACGTTAAACTGCCGGATTTCCGGGTTGCTGGCAGTTTTGATGATAGCGGGGTATTTGTCTTTCAGACGCTCCATGGAAAGTTCCATGTTGGATTGTCCGGAGCAGAGCCATACATCGCCGATCAGGATGTTGCTGATGGTAATAGCATTGTTACCGGTAATGGTCATATTGAAAGGGCCGCCTGCATTCATCGGTGGCAGCATTACTTTCCATTTCCCATCTTTACCGGTAACAGTGTTGTAATGATGTTGTACGAAGTCCACCTGTACCTTTTCTCCGGGAGCAGCCCAGCCCCAGATTTGTAAGCGGACATTTCGTTGCAGCACCATGTTGTCGGAGATAAGCCTTGGCAGCTTTACTTCCGCTACGCTGCGGAAACAGAGCAGGCAACAGGAGAGGAGGAACAGGGAGATCGTTTTCATAACGTGGTAAATTTAAAATCCAATGGAATTGCCTCCGTCTACGGGGAGTATTACGCCGGTAATATATTTTGCCGCATCGGAGCAGAGAAAGAGCGCTGCGTCGCCAATGTCGGATGGTTGTCCAAGGTGTCCCATGGGCGTACGTCCCAGGGCTTTATTCTTACGTTCAGGGTCGGAGTCCAGCGCTACTGCCGTCATGGCGGTGGCGATGAACCCTGGAGCGATGGCATTAATTCGTATACCCTTTGGCGATAGTTCTACCGCCATTGCCCTTGTGATGCCGTCGATCGCTGCTTTGCTGGCGCTGTAGCTGATTACACGGGGCATGCCGTATTGTGCAGCCATGGAGCTGATATTGATAATACTGCCTTTCCCCTGTGGGATCATATGTTTTACCACCGCCCTGGAGAGCGAGAAAACCGCTGTCAGATTGGTATTGATGACTTGCTGGAAATCTTCGTCTGTGGTTTCCGTAAAATCTTTTTTCATGTTGATGCCTGCATTATTAACCAGGATATCTATCTGCCCGAAATCCCTGATAATATTGTCTACCAGTGATGGCAGGCTGGCGAGGTCGCTTACATCGTGGTTAATCGGGTGGCATCGTTCGCCGAGTAGTTGTTTTGCATCCGACAATTTCTTTTCATTCCGGCCGATGACAATCGTTTCGATCCCGTTGTCAACAAATTTCTGCGCGATCGCCAGTCCAATACCGGAGCCGCCTCCGGTTACAATTGCCACGCGCTTGTTGTTATCGTACATGTAGTCCAGATTTTAATAGTTTCAGTTTCCCGGAGCATACGGGAATCGTAGTTGTTGATAATATTCCAGTGGATGCGCCGGCATAGGATATGGTGCCGGTATAGGCAGTTTAGCGATGGATGAGAAATAGGAAAGACATGCATCCCGCCACCAGATGGCATCCTGGTGTTGTATGCCGAGGAGCATGGTTACCTGCTGGTATCTTTCCGGATCGATAAACGGTGCTATATTTTTCCATTGTTGCTGCATTTGTGTTACGCCGTTTACCCCTGCGTTGTACTGGTAGCAAAGCTCATTCCAGAGTGTTCGGCCGGAAGGCATCTTATGCTGCCAGCTCACGTGGTGGAACCACAGCAGGAAGCGGGGATCGCAGGAGGAACTGTCGGCATACTGCTGACGCAATCCCGGCTGGTATTGAGCGAGGGCGTTGGAGCCGGTAGCCGTACGGTCGAAGCCTATACCGAAGTTGTCCGCTTTGTGATAGTAGACCGGGTCCCAGTCGGGGCGTGGCGCGTGGTTACTCCACGGTGCCGGGCCGTAGTGGTGGCCGTTGCCCATGATATGATGGAGTCCTAATGGTGTCATGTATTGGACCATCGTTTCCCTGGAAGCCAGCATCATGGTGTCGATGGTGTTGATCACCTTTGGATTGCAGCCGAAGGTCTGGCGTATCCATTCTTTCGCGATGGTATCGGAAGACAGCTGCGGGTTCCAGGCGAGGCGTCCGAGGGCGTACCAGTTGGCTTGTCCGAACGGGTGGTTGGTCCAGTTGCGTTCATTGCCGATGTTGGCCACACCGGTGATGCCGGTGAGTGTATGCTGATTCAGGTCTCCATCTACGATACTGGCGACAGTGCTGTTTTTACCGTTGGCGTAGGTATCTGTTTCCAGTACTTCTTTAAATAACGGCGCCTCATATACGAGATGTGTGCCTTGTCCGAGGTATTCCTGTGTGAGCTGGAATTCCAGGAGCAGCGGTGTTTTAGGCATGGCTGCCAGCAGGGGAGAGATAGGCTCCCTTGGCTGAAAGTCGATCGGTCCGTTTTTTACCTGCACGAGTACGTTGGAATGGAACTTCCCGTCCAACGGGGTAAACTCCTCATAGGCCTGTTTAAACCTGTCGGTCGCTTCCGGGTTGTACACAAAAGCCCTCCACATGACGATACCGCCATAGGGGGCGAGTGCATCGGCGAGGAGGTTGGCGCCGTCGGCGTGTGAGCGGCCGTAGGATTGCGGGCCTGGTTGTCCTTCGCTGTTGGCTTTTACAAGAAATCCGCCGAAGTCGGGGATGATGCTATAAATTTCTTTGGCTTTTTCCTGCCACCAGGTGCGTACGGAGTCGTTTAGCGGGTCGGCGGTGTGGAGGTTGCCTATTTCAATAGGTGCGCTGAACCGTGCACTGAGGTATACCCTGATACCGT
Protein-coding sequences here:
- a CDS encoding sialate O-acetylesterase, with translation MKTISLFLLSCCLLCFRSVAEVKLPRLISDNMVLQRNVRLQIWGWAAPGEKVQVDFVQHHYNTVTGKDGKWKVMLPPMNAGGPFNMTITGNNAITISNILIGDVWLCSGQSNMELSMERLKDKYPAIIKTASNPEIRQFNVSTTITWEGPQEDYKTGNWAAVTPQSIYGFSAVGYFFAEQLYQRYHIPIGIIKCATGGSTAEAWLDEHTLQQFPDLLATAKQFQQKNYVDSLKARDIYVNDVWYTHLWQSDAGLQGPVKWYDTTSDYSTWKTFKVPALWKEQGITDSQGAVWFQKEVVLSKDFASQPAQLWLGNMIDRDSVFVNGRFAGTTGYQYPPRKYPIPAGMLKEGKNSIVVRVINYSGAGGFYKDKRYQLFNSRDTIDLRGDWRYNIGCTSAAIPPTVSYWLPPLGLNNGMIAPLKNLSLKGVIWYQGEANTGNPAAYTKIFPALINSWRDNWKNQSPDKVLPFFFVQLASYMETREQPAESNWAALRAVQAQTQALPATGMAVTIDIGEWNDIHPLNKADVGKRLALCAMHTAYGEKDVICQGPVLQQAIRKGNQLVLTFNHTDQGLKFDATRPGQFAIAGADNHYVWAKATLKGNQVIVWNDAITTPTTVRYAWADTPAATTLSNGAGLPASPFQYQVK
- a CDS encoding alpha-glucuronidase family glycosyl hydrolase; the protein is MKKVLLILFIFLCGYQVQAEDGYNAWLRYTPISQPALLSAYRTQIASCYIPGHSPTDTAIRNELQQALHSMLQQSVSFTAAIQPRALVCARINLLPAALQQQLGNLLTNTDSSGYLLKTISYAGKNLTVITAKTDIGVLYGTFALLRKMQEQQPISNLDEHSSPKLKLRLLNHWDNLTRYVERGYAGISIWNWHTLPTYIDPRYTDYARLNASIGINGTVLNNVNASATILTRPWLLKVAAIAKVLRPYGIRVYLSARFSAPIEIGNLHTADPLNDSVRTWWQEKAKEIYSIIPDFGGFLVKANSEGQPGPQSYGRSHADGANLLADALAPYGGIVMWRAFVYNPEATDRFKQAYEEFTPLDGKFHSNVLVQVKNGPIDFQPREPISPLLAAMPKTPLLLEFQLTQEYLGQGTHLVYEAPLFKEVLETDTYANGKNSTVASIVDGDLNQHTLTGITGVANIGNERNWTNHPFGQANWYALGRLAWNPQLSSDTIAKEWIRQTFGCNPKVINTIDTMMLASRETMVQYMTPLGLHHIMGNGHHYGPAPWSNHAPRPDWDPVYYHKADNFGIGFDRTATGSNALAQYQPGLRQQYADSSSCDPRFLLWFHHVSWQHKMPSGRTLWNELCYQYNAGVNGVTQMQQQWKNIAPFIDPERYQQVTMLLGIQHQDAIWWRDACLSYFSSIAKLPIPAPYPMPAHPLEYYQQLRFPYAPGN
- a CDS encoding SDR family NAD(P)-dependent oxidoreductase, whose amino-acid sequence is MYDNNKRVAIVTGGGSGIGLAIAQKFVDNGIETIVIGRNEKKLSDAKQLLGERCHPINHDVSDLASLPSLVDNIIRDFGQIDILVNNAGINMKKDFTETTDEDFQQVINTNLTAVFSLSRAVVKHMIPQGKGSIINISSMAAQYGMPRVISYSASKAAIDGITRAMAVELSPKGIRINAIAPGFIATAMTAVALDSDPERKNKALGRTPMGHLGQPSDIGDAALFLCSDAAKYITGVILPVDGGNSIGF